A single region of the Legionella oakridgensis ATCC 33761 = DSM 21215 genome encodes:
- a CDS encoding alpha/beta hydrolase, whose protein sequence is MLARMMANIVLSPTYAKTQKPIHLVRFSDDPTEKGTVVINLLPKDPHKTFHDYLLKFSSVFHLPFLAKLKKRQLSFKNPKDKAHIDQIITEIDLLITGQSTTDKCQHKTFKWTDIHLKGLEYLDDELRNYLFAKLRAKYGSEADTPPTTTMDFFTLETPDDAVLDSVALSAESEQDKPMAERKFVIVCLANGQSYIDWLKDFNVSAKEIGCTIIGFNYRGIDYSQGMIWTQNNMVDDTIAQVKRLLALGAKAENIGLEGMCVGGVVATIAAAKLHDEGLKVKLYNERSFRSAPHLLAGTVLPDAQSSLWSPVTLGRYLIAGLVFAIFTPIVWLAGWHLDAASAWDKIPLADKNYSVIRNPRDIDPKAPKTDGIIEDSWASMASLMDEKRAEIIEKKQRKQALTEEEEALLSDQPETHQFKVNPQFELKNKTPHVIARRHLIQTDGPLHMHQHMIASFKSKFFRTSTISPNSETTTETNHALSL, encoded by the coding sequence TTGTTAGCTCGTATGATGGCAAACATCGTATTAAGCCCAACCTATGCTAAAACACAAAAACCCATCCATCTTGTGCGTTTTTCAGACGATCCAACAGAAAAAGGTACTGTGGTTATTAATTTGCTTCCCAAAGATCCCCACAAAACGTTTCATGATTACTTATTGAAATTTAGTAGCGTGTTTCATCTTCCCTTTCTCGCCAAGCTTAAAAAAAGACAACTTAGTTTTAAAAACCCCAAAGATAAAGCACATATTGACCAAATCATTACCGAAATTGATTTACTAATCACAGGACAATCAACCACTGACAAATGCCAACATAAAACCTTTAAATGGACAGATATTCACTTAAAAGGCCTGGAATACCTGGATGACGAACTAAGGAACTATTTATTTGCGAAACTTCGGGCCAAATATGGCTCCGAGGCGGATACCCCGCCTACAACAACGATGGACTTTTTTACGCTGGAAACACCAGATGACGCCGTCCTTGACTCCGTTGCCCTATCTGCAGAATCCGAACAAGACAAACCCATGGCAGAACGAAAATTTGTCATTGTTTGCCTTGCCAATGGCCAAAGCTATATTGATTGGCTTAAAGATTTTAACGTCTCGGCAAAAGAAATCGGTTGCACCATCATCGGTTTTAATTATCGCGGGATTGATTACAGCCAAGGCATGATATGGACGCAAAATAATATGGTCGATGATACCATAGCGCAGGTCAAACGTTTATTAGCGCTTGGTGCAAAAGCAGAAAATATTGGCTTGGAAGGCATGTGTGTCGGAGGGGTTGTAGCCACCATCGCTGCCGCAAAGCTGCACGATGAAGGGCTTAAAGTAAAACTCTATAATGAGCGTTCATTCCGCTCTGCTCCACACCTTCTTGCTGGAACTGTGTTACCTGACGCTCAAAGCAGCTTATGGAGTCCTGTTACTTTAGGACGCTATTTAATAGCAGGTCTTGTATTCGCCATATTCACTCCAATTGTTTGGCTTGCCGGATGGCATTTGGATGCAGCAAGCGCCTGGGATAAGATTCCTTTGGCAGATAAAAACTACTCGGTCATTCGCAATCCAAGGGATATTGACCCGAAAGCCCCTAAAACCGATGGCATCATTGAAGACAGCTGGGCATCGATGGCCTCTCTAATGGATGAAAAACGTGCGGAGATTATTGAGAAAAAACAGCGGAAGCAAGCGCTCACGGAAGAAGAAGAGGCACTACTGTCTGATCAACCTGAAACGCATCAATTTAAGGTAAACCCTCAGTTTGAACTTAAAAATAAAACCCCTCATGTCATTGCCCGCCGGCACCTCATTCAAACGGATGGACCATTACACATGCACCAGCATATGATTGCAAGTTTTAAAAGCAAATTTTTCCGGACATCTACGATAAGTCCAAATTCTGAAACAACGACGGAAACGAATCATGCCCTATCATTATAA